In Taeniopygia guttata chromosome 7, bTaeGut7.mat, whole genome shotgun sequence, a single window of DNA contains:
- the IGFBP5 gene encoding insulin-like growth factor-binding protein 5, whose protein sequence is MLLRLLVLLGACPGLSRCLGSFVQCEPCDAKALSLCPPPPLGCELVKEPGCGCCLTCALPAGQPCGVYTERCARGLRCLPRQGEEKPLHALLHGTAVCLSEKSYREQAKAERESREHEEPTTSEMTEETYPPKAYRPKHGRLSELKAEALKKDRRKKLTLAKFVGMAENTAHPRVVIPELRQEFELGPCRRHMEASLQELKSSQRMVPRAVHLPNCDRKGFYKRKQCKPSRGRKRGLCWCVDKYGMKLPGTDFLSGDLQCHAFDSSNVE, encoded by the exons ATGCTGCTGcggctcctggtgctgctgggcgCCTGCCCGGGGCTGTCGCGGTGCCTGGGCTCCTTCGTGCAGTGCGAGCCCTGCGATGCCAAGGCGCTGTCGCtctgcccgccgccgccgctgggCTGCGAGCTGGTGAAGGAGCCGGGCTGCGGCTGCTGCCTCACCTGCGCCCTGCCCGCCGGGCAGCCCTGCGGCGTCTACACCGAGCGCTGCGCCCGCGGGCTGCGCTGCCTCCCGCGCCAGGGCGAGGAGAAGCCGCTGCACGCCCTGCTCCACGGCACCGCCGTCTGCCTCAGCGAGAAGAGCTACCGCGAGCAAGCCAAGGCCG AACGGGAGTCCCGGGAGCACGAGGAGCCAACCACGTCGGAGATGACAGAGGAGACCTACCCGCCCAAGGCCTACCGGCCCAAGCACGGGCGCCTCTCTGAGCTCAAGGCTGAGGCCCTGAAGAAGGACCGGCGGAAGAAGCTGACCCTGGCAAAGTTCGTGGGCATGGCAGAGAACACGGCTCACCCTCGTGTGGTCATCCCCGAGCTCCGGCAGGAGTTTGAGCTG GGCCCGTGCCGCAGGCACATGGAGGCgtccctgcaggagctgaagAGTAGCCAGCGGATGGTCCCCCGCGCTGTCCACCTCCCCAACTGTGACCGCAAGGGCTTCTACAAGAGGAAGCAG TGCAAGCCCTCCCGGGGCCGGAAGCGTGGGTTGTGTTGGTGTGTGGACAAGTATGGCATGAAGCTGCCGGGGACTGACTTCCTGAGCGGAGACCTGCAGTGCCACGCGTTCGACAGCAGCAATGTGGAGTGA